The genomic region TtgatatatttgttattttgttttattgcACCATAATGTTTTGCCGTTTTTAGGCCCATTTTTTGCCTTTTCTTTATCccatttttatctttttttttttaatattaattagtaACACACATATACTGCACTTGTTCGTTTGAGCGCTTGCATTTTTTTGTCgtttatacttatatatgccACATTGTCgctattatataaatatatatatatgtgtgtgcttacataatttttttttttttttttatatatattcttttaattttttgtggCTATTTATAAAGTACTTCACATAATAAATTGACGTTAACTATAGTtaacttgaaaaaaaaaaatatatattttttttaattattataagaaataCACCCAAAATATggagtaaaaataaataaaaaagaacgTAGAAGGGGCTTTTTTTTCGTAAGAATATGTTTACTCCATTATTCAGTTTTTGAGCTTAACTTCATTTCAGGCTATTAGCTTGTAGAGGTTTTATGAGTACCTATAGCAGATAATACTTTGATGATTTGTTTTTAGCATATACTTTTTTGCaagttttttcataatacTTACGCATACTTATGGTCTAAATACGTGAacatatgtgcatgtgtAATGTCCATTGTACATGTATTTGCACATAGATGCTCACAGAACACGTCAACGAAGGCAtaatacgtatacatatatatatatatatatatatatatatacacaaatgcTTAAAGAGTtgcatgaatatatatatgcatatgtatttgcatatgtatgcgtatataaatatatgtgtatataaagtTGAATGCTGAAAGTGTGACTTCACTTAACATGTTCAGGTATGTTATATTTGGTATTTCCGGCTCGGTTAGCGGATGGGTTTTAAGAGATATAGTGATTTGCTTAGTTAACAACGTAAATTCGACCAAtggaatattattaaataaatttatatgtagtAAAGATGATTATGTAAAGAATACTTCTAACGAACTTAAGTACTGCTTTGACCAACTAGAATTAAGTAAAGgttttaataattacaatatatatttaaaggaaaaaaattattttgtagaaacattatatattgaaaaatggAACAATATAAAGAATTTGAGTGAGCATATGCAcagtgaaaaaaataaagaaatattacattacttacaaaaaatgaacatacATTTCTCCCCTTCCTTATTTGTTTTGTTGAAACAGTATAACGGAATTGATACACCagagtatttaaaaaattatttttcataacatGATGTTATGTTTTCTtcacgtacatatatgtactgCATATACGTGTGTATATTGAACATATCTATTTTATCAaaacatttatttctttttaatattatactacttttatttaattagtatttttttttttttttttttttttttttcaaacgTTAAACGAGTACATAATGTTAAAACTTTTAGTTGTCCACGTGTgtgcgcatatatatatgtatgtctATATGTtagtttaataaaaagattaatttttacatatgcatataattattcacAATAATTTCCACATGCCCACATAGTTGTTACTTCCACCTCCAAGTTAATAGCAAATGAACTGtttgaaaaaatggaaaattgaacttgtaattttttttaacaatatatagcaagaaaagtaaaaaatcaTGGCAAAATGGCGAACTGAAAATTATACTTTCATGATGAAGTGGTTCGTACAGTTAAACAAAACAACAAAACAGAGTGGCACTTCACCcatgatattataaaaaaaggaacttatataattacgttttattttattttattttttctatgttACTACATTTTTGTCGTgttacttcattttttttttatgttcattattttttatttctcccCCCTTCCTAGCTAGCCAATAACTGACATTTAGGAAAGACAactctttttctctttacaCGTTACAAAAATTGCCTTTTCCTATACTTATACAACCTACTcacctttttattttgttctccTTTTCCCCTTGATACATAGAAATCTCTGCTGTGAGGGATTTGATAAGAGTTTCCTTCTCACGTAGTTTCTGTTTTATTTGGGTTATATCTTGGACATTGGTATTCTTTGACCTACTGCTTAGCTCCTTTTGTAATTCTTCACATTCTTTAGTTTTTAACTCAATGatagcattttttttcattgattcttctgttttttctattaattttttctgcacatttttaagtttttgtATTAAGTCGAAAGCAGTTGGATCATTTCCTTCTAAGTTTCTCCATCTGTGAATATTTATAGGTTTTTCTAATTCTTCTGACAATGTTTTAACCTTTGCTTGCTCattaattaattcttttttcaacGAGTTAATTTCCATTTTGTTGTTATTCAAAACCTCTTTCGATACATTACTTAACGCATTagaattttttaagttagAGATAgtcttatttaaatttttaatttcttgcAGTTGTGTTTTATTTGTTACATCTAGTTTATCATGAGATATTTGAAGTAGTTTTAGTTTCTCCCTTAAGGTTGTTATTTGGtctgttttttcatttatttcgttatttaataagtctttttctttttttgtttgattAAGATTTTTGTCCGAAAATTTTAACTTactatttaattcatttatttctaCTTCTAAATTATCTACTGTTTTTTTATCATGTACTATTTGAGTCTtacaattttcattttgatgTTTGTATCTTtctatttgttcttttaatttttcagattgactaattatattttttttgtcctcTATCATATCATTTAACATAGATtctaaattctttttttcattttttatgatatcCAGCTCGTTAGTTTGAAACTTGAATTTCTCTTCTAAGctgtttaatttttcttttgtttccATCAGAATTTTActagtatttattttttcgctttttatattttcatataacgATTTCTCCTTTGCTAAATCGTTTTTTAGAGAGTTAACTATTTTTACATAAGTACTGATTTTACTGTCTTTCGTTACTAGCTCATTAGTGCTACTAACCACTTTACTATTTGTATGAGAGAGGTCATGCAacaatttatctttttccttAACAAGTGCAtgtatttcttcatttaatttatttttttcttctataccttttttaatatctttttctaaatttatgttacaaattttctctttctttGCTATTTctgtattctttttaatgacttcatcaattttttcaattaatttttttgtttgttccTTTTCTATTATCAAATCATTAATTTCTCTTCTCTGGTTTTGATATTTCTGCTTAGTTTCTTCAGttaattttatgatattCTGAATTTCATATGTGAGAGATTTTACATTAATATCTAGTGATTTCTTCTCTTTCtctaacatttttattttataatattcttgATCTAATTTCATTTTGATTTTTGTATTGTTATTAGTAAGACTGTTTATAACCGTTGTGTTGTTCAcaatttcattttctttcattttaatttcgttcataagtaatttattttttttgtttaagtCTTCTACCTTTTGTTCATAatcattgtttttttttattatttctttttgtttcttttctAATAAATCCATTTTATCTAGTAAGTTTGTATTACTATTTTGCAAgtctttatttttgtttatttgatTGTCTAACAACTTTTGTGTTTTAATTAACTCTTCATTCATATAATTCCTTTCCTCAATTAAAATTTCTGTGTTCTTttcaattaataatttatctttattatactcttcatctaattttttgtgttcttctatttctttttttaacgTATCTAttgtagtatttttttttatattttcttttttagcACATTTTAAACTATCATTTATTTCAAGattttcgttttttaattctttactatttttttctaaattgtctacttttaataatatgtgttcattttctctttttaaagattcaatttctttatttttcttttctatctTTACCTCCAATTCTTCAATACTACTTTTTAATGTTTCGATATTCTCTAAATAATTCTCCTTTTCACAACTCCATCTATCCTCTTTTTTCTGATTACTATCAAATAAGACTTGTAGTTTATCCAACTGACCTTGTAGTAGtagcacattttttttttcttcttcatagCTTTTAATAATTTGCTTATTCTttaccatatttttttctatctcTTCCTTTAGTTTTCTTATGTTCTCTTCGTattgcttatttttttcctctctTTCTTTCACGAATTTAAGTGTCCgcttaaattctttttttaaattttttactttccaCACGCTGTTTTTACCATTACTGCTGTTATTGTTAGTAGGACTACCACTACGGCTGCGGCTTTTGCCATGATTAGGATTAGAATTACCTTTATTGTTACTACTACAATTATATCTTCTATTTATAATGATACTTACGTTTgtgcttatatttttaaggaaGTTCACTACACCTTCAAAATTGATACTGTTAATATCAGTGCACTCATCACTTGTGTTTACATCTGAACACTTCCCTGATTCATTGttttcgattttttttttctttgcctTAAACTTCTTcccattttttatcttttttttcctttctttttcattatcttcGTTACTATTACTTGATTTTATGTCTCCATTTTGGCATTCCCCAGCTTTACTGTCCTCTTCACGTGCTTCATTCGCTTCGTTTGTTTCATTTGCTTTGTTCGTTTCGTTCGCTTCGTTCGTTTTGTTCGCTTCGTTCGTTTTGTTCGCTTCGTTCGTTTTGTTCGCTTCGTTCGTTTCGTTCGCTTCGTTCGTTTCGTTCGCTTCGTTCGTTTTGTTCGCTTCGTTCGCTTCGTTCATTTCGCtcgttttgtttttttcatttttataatcaaTCCCTCCATCCTGCATCTCACTTTGCAGCCTATCATCCGAATTCTCATCAGGGGAGGAAATCATTTTCTACTTTgtccaaaaaaaataaaaaataaaataaagttcaacatttatattttattaaacgAGTAAAGGAGCCAAATAGACAAGAATGAAAAGGTAATAATGAACGGGAAGGTCAAAATGAGGTCTATATCCTAAGACATTTCAGAATTTTTGGCTATCCTATTTTTGCCCGCAAAACTGGTTGTCTCTTCGGTAGCTCAACAccttaaaattttgtacCGAAAtggagagaaaaaaaagcagATAACTGGGAAAAAATAGGTAAAAATTGGCAAAACATGGACAAAAAATCTGCTAAAAATGGGCAAAAAGggagaaagaaagaaaaaatcttCTAGCCCTTTTCAATCAAAATAGTAACATTACCCTTTTCTCAAAGTGCATATTTCTGAcgtgattttttttttttttttcaaaaaatacttatgtattttttcttttatatagtAGGTTATCTGCAATTACACTTAATTAGAAGGTTTATACtgctctttttctttatcatctataattatcattttttaaaaatatatgtcaaaattcataattttcccATTCAACGCATGTGTAtgcatattcatatatatatatataattatcaaTTTTGtctattgtttattttatttttatttttttttttttgaaaaatttaatatctatatatttacagTGAGAATCctataatgttataaaaattaataaaatgatagaGCCCTTTATCGAATTTAGTAGGAGCATCATATTTAAGAGAAAACATATAtccatacatacacatatatgcttgagcatatatatgtacatacataaatttctatatatcctcacattcattaaaaattaataaaagttttaaataagtaaatCCACTTTAACAGCCTACGTAGTTgtcttttattaaatgatggcggaaaaaaaaaaaaaaataaaggtaaGGAAAGAAAAGCAAAGCAGAGCAAAGAATGAGGAAAGTAAAAGCATAAACAAATGACAAATTCGAAattacaaaaacaaaaaaattaatcagACGGAGGAGGAAGTAAGTTTAAAATAAcgataaaaacaaaacaataaATTAGAGCAAAAAAGCGTAAAACAGGGGTAAAAacaaaggagaaaaaaaaaaaaaaaaaaaaaaaaaaaaaaaacaatcaAATACcatagaataatataaaataaaatgatataacaTATGATATCCCTGGAGAAAAAGGAGccgaaattataaaatacataaataaagaaaataaagatatatacacACTCATAgatgcatacatatgcaaAGACAGtattgtatttaaaaaatccCATATATTGCTTCATacgtaaaattaatttttttttttttaattatgataaGATGGATTGTTAACACATTAGTTAATTAGAAAATGGTACAACTTGTGTATAAAATGACGACAAATTAAAAGAGTggtgtaatatatatatatatatatatatttatttatatctgtATGGACATATGGATATATCAGTGTTAACTGCCGAGTCTACATAGCCTTGAAGCTACCACATACTGCTTTTTAATACTTACTCAAAATTGATAATTTTCTATAAGTAtgcaaaaacaaatatatatagatgtgcctaatatatattcgttgtgattctttttttttttttggttacATTTTCTATTTTGCATTTGGGGGAGTATGTACATCTATATGTGTGGTTTTGTGTGCAGATTTGTATGTGTTTATTTATAAGCTTACAATTATATGATTACctttatatacttaaattcatatgtttacatttatatgctTACATTTATGTGTTCAGATGAATATTATCCTATTTATTTACAATCCCACATCTTCACCGAGACAGCTACGTTTTAGAAGCCGTCTTgttaaaaaattgcaaacCAATAATCTTAATTTTCTTCagtttcttttttccctCCTCGGACACATTagattttatatttgtgttAATATCTGACGCACTTTGAGAtaatttcacatttttttttttgttttcattacGCAATTCATGATCAATAGTGTTTGTTACATTTGTATCGGATTGAGAAAGATTGCACAGGATGTTCGATTTATTGTAATATTGATTATCAGATGTAGAATCGTCTAACGTGTCCTCTTGAAATTTGTTTTCAGTTGTCAATTTCTTATATGGGCTTTTGGACACCTTAGAACTACGAGAATTAGAGTCATTAATATTAGCACCATTTGTAGTATAAGTGTAATTAGTAGTATTCGCACAATTCGTACTCTTCGAATAATTGGTGTTATTCGCAGTAGTGGTAGCACTATTCTTCTTATAACTTGATGGGTCATAATCTAACCTTTTTGGAAAAATGGGTTTAAGGCTAATTATTGGTTTTTTTGAGCTTAATTTGACACCACAGTTATCGTTTTGTAATGCATTATTATAAGCACTGTACTTACCGTTGCTATCGGTATGTCTACTGCTACTACCGGTATGTCTACTGCTACTACCAGTATGTCTACTGCTACTACCGGTATGTCTACTGCTACTACCGGTATGTCTACTGCTACTACCGGCATGTCTACTGCTGCTACCGGTATGCCTACTTCTGCTATCAGTAtgactactactactaccgCTAGGACTATCGCTGCTAACACTACTACTGGAAGCGCCATTTTTATACACTTTTTGAAAATCCATTGCTGTTTTTCCCAGGCATATTTCAGCAGCTCCTGTGTTCTCGAATTTCTGTTGCGCATTATTACAAGCATTGCAATCTAGACCTATCTTATTTAAGAAAGCATTTTCTgcatattctattttttcatattgttCTGTGAACTCTTCCATAAATAAACTATTTGCtgctttaattttataaaaacttttCTTACCTTGTTTATTGTCTTCTTTATtactatatgtataattgttatttaaaatatgaccTTCTGCAACTAATGAGTTTTTACTGTTGTCTTCAAAAATGGATACAGAATTTTTGTAGAATTTTATTTCACTAGTTTTGGCCTCTTCTTCATCTAACTCaatctccttttttttttcatcatctaTATTACATCTCTCTTGTATGACtgtattttcaaattttttattatttatttttaacttgtTGGTATATcgtaattttcctttttctttattactTTCCTTTTCATAGTTACTACTCATATTGAAGCTACTTAACGattttatgatatttaaTGTACTATGGTCTTCTTCTGTGTTTCTTACCGATGGCATGATATTCGATGTGTTCAATGTATGTGCTATGCTATGATGACAATTACCACTTGTTCCACTACTTCGTCTACCATCCCTTCCGTTGCTCCCcccattttttcttctgcTACTTGCAGTAGTATTGTGAGTCAGCGCCTCGACTGTTATATTGTTCTctatatacttaaaatagCACCTCATTGAGTTAAAATTTGACTTAACAATGAGATGGCTTATTAAAAAGGGAAACCTACTTATTAAATAACTAACGGTTATATTCggcaaatataaatgttttattttaaaaaaccaTATATGTGAACTTCCAGcattaacaatatatttacattttgaattgatatatttattatttttcaaaaaactattattatCCACATGATATTCTTCCTTCATAACTGAATTGATGAAATTTTTGTTCAGAAAATAATCATTTCCgcttagtttttttttcttttttttcttcttactTAGACcgttattactactactactcttcttaaatttattactataatttaATTCCTCATTTAAATAGGAGCACTGTTTTTTCATCTCTtctttattactattttctATTAACTTCAAGTGCATCGAATATCCTGAGGTTACATATTCAtacacttttttatttatctcgTTAAAAACATCAAACTTGACATAACTGTTTTTTCCTATTTCTTCCTCCACCTCCTCCTTTATATGATAACAGTTGGggtaaaaggaaaaaggataaaatatattatttttgatttCTTGTATTCCTCCATACTTCCTTTCTAATTGTGTTTCTAAGATTTCCTCTCTTAGATAAGGCACGTAATTGGTatctaaaatttttaattttttagtcATATAGGATGGtgcaaaatttaaaaaagattttccaaatgttttaaaaaatttgggTGCATCAATTATATACATCCTAAACAATCTACATCGATATTTTGAATTCATAATTTCTAATAACTTCATAAATGTAGACATTGGAAATTTTGACATTGATATACCTGAACAATCAATTAaggatatataattttctactTTTCCGGGGatacacaaatattttaaaaaaaattcaaaacaaaaaaaaaataaattcgtTAACTTTTCAACATCCAACAAttcaatatttaataaatttattatcattataggtctacattttttatctCTCCCATGCCAATACATTACCCCTTTATTAATATCATGTATAacatctttttcttttataggAAGAACATCAGATAACCGAAATTcaaaattactttttattaattctaaCGCTTTTGCAAAGTCAAACTGCGCTGAGTACAAATAGCGCAAACACTCATTTTCAAAGAatatcttatttatttttaacgatttatttttacaatatcttttaaattcACTTATTGCAATTTCTTCTTCTGTGTTAATAAAGgtattatgaaaaatgtatCTCAGTTTTGCATTTTTGTCATACACATCTTCCTTATTtggttcaaaaaaaaatacattctCATCTATTGTGTAttcatttatctttttctcaATTACCACCTTTCCTCTCGACAGTTCCATAGTAAAAAGCTATGTTTGACTTAGCTTGGATTCACTTAATAtgatatatctttatttgaattattcacttttactttatttttttatttgttttcaaCTATATCTTCTGATACGATTTTACTGTGTAGTAGCTTCCTTACATGTACGAATTCGgcacatatgtgtatgtattcCTCTGTAGTATGTACTTTTCTTGTGTGTACGGATTTTTCGCGTACACACGGATTTTTttgatgtatatatatttctcttATTTGTTCTGTTTGTTCTTATTCTTTATTAGTTTTGCATATTTcttgcttatttttttacgtatttgTTGTATTCTTTTTGCGCATTTTTTGCATACCGtttgtgtattttttatgtatctttcgcgtacctttttttttttttttttttttttacagttttcagctttttattttttcgccTCTTTgctatttcctttttcattcaTTTGCAACATGCTAATAATAGtatcattaataaaatttgaaaaaacggcttcttatatataaggtgataatacatttttttaattttttagcaTATATGGAATATTTAGTTCTATCTAAATTATGTGAATTGCCCTTTATTACTCATAATTTAAAGTATGTTCACCTAATTAAGAGGtaaattgatatattttgtatgtatatatatatatatatatacatacatttatataaatacgtataaataaaactttGATATATGGAGGAACgcactcttttttttttttttttctcttataacatgttatttttaaatttcttacgcataataatatgttaacttttttttgcaCTTGTTAACGAATTTTTCTCGTATTATTGTTGTCATTGAGTAAGTATATTTCTAATGCCGCTAATAATGATGTTACGCTGAATTACTATTTAAACTGGCTTCTATcacttaatattattacatcaACTACCATATAAAGGTCCTTGTTACATAATTATTCGTGTGTTTTCTGTTTTCTGCACTCTTCAAAATATGAACCTTGCTATACTCGAGTAATATGAATAAGGGGCacaaatgtattttatatttttcatataaatgtattacacatgcatatacgcaaacatatatatacgtataaacacatatgtatatgtatataaaatatacaaattaaaatagtgtgttatatgataaaaaaatatttcacaattttttttttaactcatACAGGTGTACAGAGAATATGAAATGTTTTTCCTTCAACATATTCTGAACAATTTGTGCTACGTATATGAAAATGCtaaagtacaaaaaaaaaaaaaaaaaaaaaatattatattaaaaaaaaaaaaaaaaaaaaaaaaaagaatgtacatatttcgcttattaaatatatatcaatatttaAAGTAGTATTGAAACATTAACATTTTTGAAGTCTAAATtgaagaatataaataaattaatcaTATTAGcattaatatttgtaattataaacaattaaaacATGAAAGACGAAAAAtgaaagataaaaagaaataaattagaaaaacagaaacaaaaaaaaagaaaaacaaaaaaaaaaaaaaaaaaaagaaaaacaaaaaaaaaatgaataagcaacatgtatatattattaaagaaatatcTTCTATTCGTTTActacataaatatgataaatttatgtatataaaaacgtacaattttttctataattgaagtctttttttttttttttgagatttgaatatttttaaaaaatggaaaatgtggtgaatgttaaaaaaaagttaacatataaaaagaaaagaaaaaaaaatcaacaaTAAAACAACTTATTTCTtagtaacagtaacatagaaaaatacgttataatttcttaatatGTTACTACTGTGATTTATTTCCAAATGGTTATTAATAAGAAATGAACAAACTCAATGAactcttttaaaattttatgacaACTTTTATACACATCATGcaaatatatgaattgtACAGGTCATGTATGAATGTAACGGTTGTGTAAAAATGTATGATTGTACaggttataaaaaaatgtatgattGTACaggttataaaaaaatgtatgattGTACaggttataaaaaaatgtatgattGTACaggttataaaaaaatgtatgattataacatgttataaaaaaaggcaTCACTGCATAGGTCatgtaaaaatgtatgaaCTGTAAAGGtcacataaaatatacaattatacaGGTTACACATAATGTACTATTGTATAAGTCATGTAAAATACATGAATTGTTCGAATTACGTAAAACATATAGgttgcatatatgtacattgtatacacataaattataaacaaaaaaacctttttttaatttttttttttggaccATGTTtttgctaaaaaaaaaagaaaaaatagcgAAATTCAAAtgtgaaaaacaaaattcgtgtaatgtgtataaataaataatatgttaattattttattttttatttcatctttcccagtataattttaattctatttaatgagtttaacaaaaaataaataaaaaattgttcaaAGGACCTTTCTTTTATCAagttttttaatgaaaaatgagaATTTATACTAAATCCCTTTTCTactactttttaattttgcaagtaatttaaaaatatttaatgagtctcaaatatgtgtataaattTCTAACGCTAcacatttattaatttgagttatatatatctacatttaattttttaatcaaAAAGGAGAACTAAAAAATAGTCAAAACGACATTGAGAGTAGTggataagtacatatatatatatatatatatatatatacatatgtattaacATTTGTCTGAATTTTACATCTCCGTAAAAAacgcatatatacacgtatgcTGTTGaataatcatatttttcGTGCTATATTTGTATACCCTTCTGCATATGCAAACTCCAAGTATGCACGAACATGGGGTTGCACAACAAGGCTGCGAAGCCgttgttcatatataatcCTTCAGgaataatagaaaaagtgAAATAACTAACAATGTATACACGTTCATGCTATTTTTCaggaaacaaaaaagaagaaaaaataaaaaataaataaatataaatataaatataaatataaatataaatatatatatatatatatatatatatatatatatatatatatatatatatatatataaatacatgcctatattttcttttaacacaataataatgtaattacATCGTTCTATGCAACTTTTTtgtttaacattttttctttccaaatatatacatgaatatacgctgaattacaaaaatgtCAATAGGTGTATAGCAAAAAATATGGATTTATCAAGAATAATGTGCCAAGAACTGATAAAAGCATTTTCAGAAAGGTTACGCTGTACAACAGCTACAACTCAAGAGAGTTAAAAAAACACTGCGAagtaagaaaataaagaaaaaaaaaaaagagcacaTATAATGtgcacaatatatatatatatatatatatatatacatatatgtgtgtgtacgtACTGGAAAAATAACTCTGagtatacaaataaatgtaaaaaatataataataaaataaaacaagtcAGAAT from Plasmodium malariae genome assembly, chromosome: 11 harbors:
- the PmUG01_11037000 gene encoding conserved Plasmodium protein, unknown function → MFRYVIFGISGSVSGWVLRDIVICLVNNVNSTNGILLNKFICSKDDYVKNTSNELKYCFDQLELSKGFNNYNIYLKEKNYFVETLYIEKWNNIKNLSEHMHSEKNKEILHYLQKMNIHFSPSLFVLLKQYNGIDTPEYLKNYFS
- the PmUG01_11037100 gene encoding conserved Plasmodium protein, unknown function, which codes for MISSPDENSDDRLQSEMQDGGIDYKNEKNKTSEMNEANEANKTNEANETNEANETNEANKTNEANKTNEANKTNEANETNKANETNEANEAREEDSKAGECQNGDIKSSNSNEDNEKERKKKIKNGKKFKAKKKKIENNESGKCSDVNTSDECTDINSINFEGVVNFLKNISTNVSIIINRRYNCSSNNKGNSNPNHGKSRSRSGSPTNNNSSNGKNSVWKVKNLKKEFKRTLKFVKEREEKNKQYEENIRKLKEEIEKNMVKNKQIIKSYEEEKKNVLLLQGQLDKLQVLFDSNQKKEDRWSCEKENYLENIETLKSSIEELEVKIEKKNKEIESLKRENEHILLKVDNLEKNSKELKNENLEINDSLKCAKKENIKKNTTIDTLKKEIEEHKKLDEEYNKDKLLIEKNTEILIEERNYMNEELIKTQKLLDNQINKNKDLQNSNTNLLDKMDLLEKKQKEIIKKNNDYEQKVEDLNKKNKLLMNEIKMKENEIVNNTTVINSLTNNNTKIKMKLDQEYYKIKMLEKEKKSLDINVKSLTYEIQNIIKLTEETKQKYQNQRREINDLIIEKEQTKKLIEKIDEVIKKNTEIAKKEKICNINLEKDIKKGIEEKNKLNEEIHALVKEKDKLLHDLSHTNSKVVSSTNELVTKDSKISTYVKIVNSLKNDLAKEKSLYENIKSEKINTSKILMETKEKLNSLEEKFKFQTNELDIIKNEKKNLESMLNDMIEDKKNIISQSEKLKEQIERYKHQNENCKTQIVHDKKTVDNLEVEINELNSKLKFSDKNLNQTKKEKDLLNNEINEKTDQITTLREKLKLLQISHDKLDVTNKTQLQEIKNLNKTISNLKNSNALSNVSKEVLNNNKMEINSLKKELINEQAKVKTLSEELEKPINIHRWRNLEGNDPTAFDLIQKLKNVQKKLIEKTEESMKKNAIIELKTKECEELQKELSSRSKNTNVQDITQIKQKLREKETLIKSLTAEISMYQGEKENKIKR
- the PmUG01_11037200 gene encoding Sec14 domain containing protein, putative — its product is MELSRGKVVIEKKINEYTIDENVFFFEPNKEDVYDKNAKLRYIFHNTFINTEEEIAISEFKRYCKNKSLKINKIFFENECLRYLYSAQFDFAKALELIKSNFEFRLSDVLPIKEKDVIHDINKGVMYWHGRDKKCRPIMIINLLNIELLDVEKLTNLFFFCFEFFLKYLCIPGKVENYISLIDCSGISMSKFPMSTFMKLLEIMNSKYRCRLFRMYIIDAPKFFKTFGKSFLNFAPSYMTKKLKILDTNYVPYLREEILETQLERKYGGIQEIKNNIFYPFSFYPNCYHIKEEVEEEIGKNSYVKFDVFNEINKKVYEYVTSGYSMHLKLIENSNKEEMKKQCSYLNEELNYSNKFKKSSSSNNGLSKKKKKKKKLSGNDYFLNKNFINSVMKEEYHVDNNSFLKNNKYINSKCKYIVNAGSSHIWFFKIKHLYLPNITVSYLISRFPFLISHLIVKSNFNSMRCYFKYIENNITVEALTHNTTASSRRKNGGSNGRDGRRSSGTSGNCHHSIAHTLNTSNIMPSVRNTEEDHSTLNIIKSLSSFNMSSNYEKESNKEKGKLRYTNKLKINNKKFENTVIQERCNIDDEKKKEIELDEEEAKTSEIKFYKNSVSIFEDNSKNSLVAEGHILNNNYTYSNKEDNKQGKKSFYKIKAANSLFMEEFTEQYEKIEYAENAFLNKIGLDCNACNNAQQKFENTGAAEICLGKTAMDFQKVYKNGASSSSVSSDSPSGSSSSHTDSRSRHTGSSSRHAGSSSRHTGSSSRHTGSSSRHTGSSSRHTGSSSRHTDSNGKYSAYNNALQNDNCGVKLSSKKPIISLKPIFPKRLDYDPSSYKKNSATTTANNTNYSKSTNCANTTNYTYTTNGANINDSNSRSSKVSKSPYKKLTTENKFQEDTLDDSTSDNQYYNKSNILCNLSQSDTNVTNTIDHELRNENKKKNVKLSQSASDINTNIKSNVSEEGKKKLKKIKIIGLQFFNKTASKT